In Desulfobacter hydrogenophilus, the genomic stretch AGTTGATACAATAATTGTCGGAGCGGGACTAAGCGGCATGGCCTGTGCCGCCCGGCTTGTGGCGCAAAATAGATCCGTGATTGTTCTGGAAGCCAGATCCAGGATCGGGGGCAGAATTTTATGCCCGGCACATCAAAATTTCTTTGCAGATTTAGGTCCCTCCTGGTTCTGGCCCATGGTCAACCCGGAAGTATCCGCCCTGGTACAGGATCTGGGATTAAAAAGCTATCCCCAGTTCGAACAGGGTCTTGCATTGTTTGAAACCAAAGCAGGCGATATCCAGACCGTATCCGGCTGCCCCATGGAACCGCCGGCCTTCCGCCTTGAGGGCGGCATGATGGCCCTTATCAAAGGACTGTTTGCGCAAATTGGGGCACAGATCATCCGCCTGGACCACCCGGTCTGTGAAATCCGGCATCTGGACAATGGGTGTCGGGTCACGGTGGGGCACCTTGACCAGCCGCCCAGGTGTACACTGTCCGCTTCAAATGTCATTCTTGCCCTGCCCCCCAGGCTTGCGGCCCGGTCTATTCTATTTACCCCGGACCTTTCCTATGACCTAACCCAGGCCATGCTGAAGGCATCCACCTGGATGGCCGGACATGCTAAATTTTTTGCCCTGTATGACCAGGCATCCTGGCGCATGATGGGGCTTTCCGGCCAAGCGTTCAGTCAGCGCGGCCCTCTTGGGGAGATCCATGACGGATCCGGTGCCGGTGATAGTCCCTATGGGCTGACAGGCTTTGCAGGTATTCCTGCCCTGAGAAGGAAGGACGAAAAAACCATGTCCCGAGCCATCCTTGACCAGCTTGCGCAGCTTTTCGGACCCGATGCGGCACTGCCCCTGGCCCTTTATTACAAAGACTGGTCCAGGGAATCGTTTACGGCCACGGAATACGACAAAAAGTCCTGCCACAACCATCCTGAATTTTACCCGCCAGGCGGAAAAACAAGTATCTGGAACAACACACTTCACTTTGCAGGTACCGAAACCGCAGGCCAATTCGGCGGCTACCTTGAAGGGGCACTTGTCAGCGCCCGGCGGGCGGCTGATGCGGTGTCAATCAATTAAATTTATAAAAAATCCAGGAGAAAAAAAATGCTGATGACAAACACCGAAGAAATACCAGGAAAAAGAACAACGGCATTCCATGGCGTGGTGTCGGGCAGTACGGTGCGGGCCAAACATGTGGGCCGTGACCTGATGGCATCATTTAAAAACATTTTTGGCGGGGAGCTTAAGGGGTATACCGAGCTTTTGCAGGAATCCCGGGAACAGGCCATCGAACGGATGATTTCCCAGGCCGAGCAAATGGGGGCCAACGCCGTTGTCAATCTCCGCTTTTCAACTTCGTCCGTGGCTGCAGGGGCGGCCGAACTTTACGTTTACGGCACTGCCGTTACAGTGGAGTAGGTCATGGAACAGCTGATATTTTTTATCATTTTGATCATGCTGGGCTATTTTTTCGGACGCAGGGCTGAATCAAAGCATTACCGGTCCATTGAAGCGCGGGAAGAATTCTGGATAACCCGGCCGGCCAGCACATACAAAACGGTTAGCCAGTCAGGGCGCACCATTCGGAAAAGCGAACTGGTCTCCGGCAATGTGGTCATCTCCGTGGATTATTTCAAACGCATTGCAGCAGGCCTGCGCAATCTTTTCGGCGGTGAGGTCCGCGTGTATGAAACGCTGGTGGACCGGGCCCGGCGTGAGGCGTTGCTGCGGCTGCATGAATCCTGCAGCGACGCAGACGAAATCATAAATATACGCCTGGAAACCTCATCCATTTACAAGGGCAAAAGAAAACAGGTGGGGTCTGTGGAGGTCCTGGCTTTTGGTACCGCTGTTTATTTTGAAGAAAGCTAATGGATTATAAGCCGACGCGGCCCGAAAACAACGACAATATTTCCCGGGACAGCCCGGTCAAAGAGGCATTGGTGCTGTTGTCCGGTGTGATTGCCTTTTTCCTTGTTGCCTATTGTATACTCGGATTTATGGTGGACTGGGCCGTCGCCCGGATTTCGCCTAAAATGGAAGCTGCTATTTTTTCCGGATTTCAGGTCCCCCCGGGCATAGGCCCCACGGAAGATCTGTCCTGCCAGAAATCGTTCCAGCGCCTTACAGACGGTTTACGAAAATGCTGTGATATCGATTATCCTGTGAAAATTATCGTCATTCACTCGGATACAGCCAATGCCCTGGCTCTTGCCGGAGGTTCCATTGTGATTTTTTCAGGGATTTTTGACGTGGTCCGTTCGGAAAACGGCATTGCCTTTGTGCTGGCCCACGAACTGGGACATTTCAAACATCGTGATCATCTCCGGGGCATGGGCCGCGGCATTGTACTCACGGCACTGTCTGCCCTTTTAACAGGATCCGGTTCAAGTATCACCCAACTGACGGCACCGGGTGTCCACCTGACCCAGGCCCGGTATTCCCGGCAACGGGAAGCCATGGCCGACGCCCAGGCCCTGGAAACTCTGGTCTGTTACTATGGTCATGCCGGAGGCGCCACTGAATTTTTCCAAGCCATGGGGTCAGCGCATGATCCGGGGCGGCTCATGCCGTATTTTGCTTCCCATCCCGAGTGCGAGTCCCGCATTGCCGCACTTAAAAAAGCGGTTCAAGACCAGCTTTTTGACATCCGGGCGGTAACGCCTTTGCCGGCGGTGTTTAATTAATTTCCATTACATAATAAATC encodes the following:
- a CDS encoding flavin monoamine oxidase family protein — translated: MKKVDTIIVGAGLSGMACAARLVAQNRSVIVLEARSRIGGRILCPAHQNFFADLGPSWFWPMVNPEVSALVQDLGLKSYPQFEQGLALFETKAGDIQTVSGCPMEPPAFRLEGGMMALIKGLFAQIGAQIIRLDHPVCEIRHLDNGCRVTVGHLDQPPRCTLSASNVILALPPRLAARSILFTPDLSYDLTQAMLKASTWMAGHAKFFALYDQASWRMMGLSGQAFSQRGPLGEIHDGSGAGDSPYGLTGFAGIPALRRKDEKTMSRAILDQLAQLFGPDAALPLALYYKDWSRESFTATEYDKKSCHNHPEFYPPGGKTSIWNNTLHFAGTETAGQFGGYLEGALVSARRAADAVSIN
- a CDS encoding YbjQ family protein produces the protein MLMTNTEEIPGKRTTAFHGVVSGSTVRAKHVGRDLMASFKNIFGGELKGYTELLQESREQAIERMISQAEQMGANAVVNLRFSTSSVAAGAAELYVYGTAVTVE
- a CDS encoding YbjQ family protein, with the translated sequence MEQLIFFIILIMLGYFFGRRAESKHYRSIEAREEFWITRPASTYKTVSQSGRTIRKSELVSGNVVISVDYFKRIAAGLRNLFGGEVRVYETLVDRARREALLRLHESCSDADEIINIRLETSSIYKGKRKQVGSVEVLAFGTAVYFEES
- a CDS encoding M48 family metallopeptidase, with the protein product MDYKPTRPENNDNISRDSPVKEALVLLSGVIAFFLVAYCILGFMVDWAVARISPKMEAAIFSGFQVPPGIGPTEDLSCQKSFQRLTDGLRKCCDIDYPVKIIVIHSDTANALALAGGSIVIFSGIFDVVRSENGIAFVLAHELGHFKHRDHLRGMGRGIVLTALSALLTGSGSSITQLTAPGVHLTQARYSRQREAMADAQALETLVCYYGHAGGATEFFQAMGSAHDPGRLMPYFASHPECESRIAALKKAVQDQLFDIRAVTPLPAVFN